The following coding sequences lie in one Erwinia amylovora genomic window:
- the panF gene encoding sodium/pantothenate symporter yields the protein MKLDIILPLAGYLLLVAGLSVWAMRKRREGNFLTEYFLGSRSMGGFVLAMTLTTTYISASSFIGGPGAAYKYGLGWVLLSMVQVPAVWLSLGVLGKKFAILARRYNAVTLNDMLYARYRSTLLVWLASLSLLIAFVGAMTVQFVGGARLLETAAGIPYDSGLLIFGSTIALYTAFGGFRASVLNDTMQGLVMLAGTVLLLVAVIHAAGGLHNAVHTLQQIDPQLVSSSGVGDILTPTFLASFSVLVCFGVIGLPHTAVRCISYKDSKAVHLAILLGTVVVVVLMLGMHLAGALGRAVIPDLQIPDAVIPTLMIAVLPPLAAGIFLAAPMAAIMSTINAQLLQSSATIVKDLYLRIYPHQIDNEPRLRRLSSLVTLGLGLLLLLAAWNPPQMIIWLNLLAFGGLEAVFLWPLVLGLYWEKANAAGALSSMVCGAACYTLLASLSLQPWGSHPIVPALLLSLLAFLIGNRFGRPVAATTSASTLFE from the coding sequence GTGAAGCTTGACATTATTCTGCCGCTGGCCGGCTACCTGCTGCTGGTCGCCGGCCTGTCAGTCTGGGCTATGCGCAAACGGCGCGAAGGGAATTTCCTCACTGAATACTTCCTCGGCAGCCGCTCAATGGGCGGCTTCGTGCTGGCGATGACCCTGACGACCACCTATATCAGCGCCAGTTCGTTTATCGGCGGCCCCGGTGCGGCTTATAAATACGGGCTGGGTTGGGTTTTGCTGTCGATGGTACAGGTGCCGGCGGTATGGCTTTCGCTGGGGGTACTCGGCAAGAAGTTCGCCATTCTGGCGCGGCGTTACAACGCCGTCACGCTCAACGATATGCTGTATGCCCGCTATCGCAGTACGCTGCTGGTGTGGCTGGCCAGCCTGAGTCTGCTGATCGCCTTTGTTGGCGCAATGACCGTGCAATTCGTTGGCGGCGCACGGCTGCTGGAAACGGCGGCCGGTATTCCCTACGACAGCGGACTGCTGATCTTTGGGAGCACCATCGCGCTGTATACCGCTTTTGGCGGTTTCCGCGCCAGCGTGCTCAACGACACCATGCAGGGGCTGGTGATGCTGGCTGGCACCGTCCTGCTGCTGGTTGCCGTGATACACGCGGCGGGCGGCTTGCATAACGCGGTGCACACCTTACAGCAGATCGATCCACAGCTGGTTTCCTCATCAGGCGTGGGCGATATTCTGACGCCGACCTTTCTTGCATCGTTTTCGGTTTTAGTCTGCTTTGGCGTGATTGGCCTGCCGCATACCGCGGTACGCTGCATCTCCTACAAAGACAGCAAGGCGGTCCATCTGGCCATCCTGCTTGGCACCGTGGTGGTGGTGGTGCTGATGTTGGGGATGCATCTGGCAGGCGCGCTAGGGCGAGCGGTGATCCCGGATTTGCAGATCCCTGATGCGGTGATCCCAACACTGATGATCGCCGTGCTGCCGCCGCTGGCAGCCGGGATCTTTCTGGCAGCACCGATGGCGGCAATCATGTCGACGATCAATGCCCAGCTGCTACAATCGTCAGCAACCATCGTTAAGGATCTCTATCTGCGGATTTACCCGCACCAGATAGATAATGAACCGCGGTTGAGACGACTCTCTTCGCTGGTCACCCTGGGGCTGGGCCTGCTGCTGCTGCTGGCGGCCTGGAACCCACCACAGATGATTATCTGGCTAAACCTGCTGGCCTTTGGCGGCCTGGAAGCGGTGTTCCTGTGGCCGCTGGTGCTTGGCCTGTACTGGGAGAAAGCCAATGCCGCTGGCGCGTTAAGCAGTATGGTTTGCGGCGCAGCCTGCTATACCTTGCTGGCCAGTCTGTCACTGCAACCCTGGGGATCCCACCCGATTGTGCCGGCGCTGCTGCTCAGCCTGCTGGCGTTTCTGATTGGCAACCGTTTTGGCCGTCCGGTGGCGGCCACAACGTCTGCCTCCACCCTGTTTGAATAA
- the lpxP gene encoding kdo(2)-lipid IV(A) palmitoleoyltransferase: MKQSQNFHSGFLRPRYWLTWFGVGILFLLVQLPYPLLHKLGTWMGRTSMRFMKRRVSIARRNLELCFPEMEKDHLERCIIGNFESLGMGLLETGMAWFWSDRRVRRWFSVKGLHNLQAAQANGRGALIIGVHFMSLELGGRTMGLCQPMMAMYRPHNNKLMEWVQTKGRMRSNKAMINRRDLRGMVQALKQGEAVWFAPDQDYGPKGSVFAPLFAVPQAATTSGTWMLARMAKPALITVVLVRKENGSGYELVIQPELKDYPIEDEQQAAEYMNRVIEREIMRAPDQYMWLHRRFKTRPAGASSLY; encoded by the coding sequence ATGAAGCAGTCACAAAATTTCCACAGCGGCTTTCTGCGTCCGCGCTACTGGCTTACCTGGTTTGGCGTCGGCATTCTGTTCCTGCTGGTCCAGCTCCCCTACCCCCTGTTGCACAAGCTCGGTACCTGGATGGGGCGTACCTCAATGCGTTTTATGAAACGCCGCGTGTCCATCGCTCGCCGTAACCTGGAACTCTGTTTTCCGGAAATGGAAAAAGATCATCTGGAGCGGTGCATCATCGGTAATTTCGAATCGCTCGGCATGGGGTTGCTTGAAACCGGTATGGCTTGGTTCTGGTCCGATCGCCGCGTCAGGCGTTGGTTTAGCGTTAAAGGTCTGCACAACCTACAGGCCGCACAGGCGAATGGCCGGGGGGCGTTGATTATCGGCGTGCATTTTATGTCGCTTGAGCTGGGGGGTCGGACGATGGGCCTTTGCCAGCCCATGATGGCGATGTATCGCCCGCATAATAACAAGCTGATGGAATGGGTGCAGACTAAAGGGCGCATGCGTTCCAATAAGGCCATGATTAACCGGCGCGATCTGCGTGGCATGGTTCAGGCATTGAAGCAGGGTGAAGCCGTCTGGTTTGCCCCGGACCAGGATTATGGTCCAAAGGGGAGCGTGTTTGCTCCGCTGTTTGCCGTTCCCCAGGCTGCCACTACCAGCGGAACCTGGATGCTGGCACGGATGGCCAAACCCGCGCTGATTACCGTGGTATTGGTGCGCAAAGAAAACGGTAGCGGTTACGAGCTGGTGATCCAGCCAGAGCTGAAGGATTACCCGATTGAAGACGAGCAGCAGGCTGCAGAGTATATGAACCGGGTGATTGAGCGCGAAATTATGCGCGCGCCGGATCAGTACATGTGGCTGCATCGCCGCTTTAAAACTCGCCCGGCCGGTGCCAGCTCGTTATATTAA
- a CDS encoding amino acid ABC transporter ATP-binding protein: MTKMMSQTDNAMMITLENVNKWYGQFHVLKNINLQVKPRERIVLCGPSGSGKSTTIRCINHLEEHQQGRIVVDGTLLNDDLRNIERVRTEVGMVFQHFNLFPHLSVLQNCTLAPVWVRKTPKKEAEELAMHYLERVRIAEHAHKFPGQLSGGQQQRVAIARSLCMKPKIMLFDEPTSALDPEMVKEVLDTMIGLAEDGMTMLCVTHEMGFARTVADRVIFMDRGEIVEQAPPQKFFANPESERTRTFLSQVIH; encoded by the coding sequence ATGACGAAAATGATGAGCCAGACTGACAACGCGATGATGATAACGCTTGAGAACGTGAATAAATGGTACGGACAGTTTCATGTGCTGAAGAATATTAATCTGCAGGTCAAACCCCGCGAACGTATCGTACTCTGCGGGCCTTCCGGGTCCGGAAAATCGACGACAATACGCTGTATTAACCATCTGGAGGAGCATCAACAGGGGCGAATTGTGGTGGACGGAACCTTACTGAATGACGATCTGCGCAATATTGAACGCGTGCGAACAGAAGTCGGAATGGTATTTCAGCACTTTAATCTGTTCCCGCATCTGAGCGTATTACAGAACTGTACGCTTGCGCCTGTCTGGGTACGCAAAACGCCAAAAAAGGAAGCTGAAGAGTTGGCCATGCACTATCTGGAACGTGTGCGTATTGCCGAGCATGCGCATAAATTTCCGGGGCAGCTTTCGGGTGGCCAGCAGCAGCGCGTGGCGATAGCCCGTTCGCTGTGTATGAAGCCCAAAATCATGCTGTTTGATGAACCGACTTCCGCACTGGACCCGGAGATGGTGAAAGAAGTGCTGGATACCATGATCGGCCTGGCTGAAGACGGGATGACTATGCTGTGCGTTACCCATGAAATGGGCTTTGCTCGTACCGTTGCTGACCGGGTGATCTTTATGGATCGCGGTGAAATCGTTGAACAGGCTCCACCACAGAAGTTTTTTGCTAACCCTGAGTCTGAACGTACCCGTACTTTTCTGTCACAGGTTATTCACTGA
- the fis gene encoding DNA-binding transcriptional regulator Fis, whose product MFEQRVNSDVLTVSTVNSQDQVTQKPLRDSVKQALKNYFAQLNGQDVNDLYELVLAEVEQPLLDMVMQYTRGNQTRAALMMGINRGTLRKKLKKYGMN is encoded by the coding sequence ATGTTCGAACAACGCGTAAATTCTGACGTACTGACCGTATCAACCGTTAATTCACAGGATCAGGTGACCCAAAAGCCACTTCGTGATTCGGTCAAACAGGCACTGAAGAACTATTTTGCTCAACTGAATGGTCAGGATGTCAATGATCTGTATGAGCTGGTACTGGCTGAAGTTGAACAGCCTCTGTTAGACATGGTGATGCAATACACCCGTGGCAACCAGACCCGTGCCGCTCTGATGATGGGCATCAACCGCGGTACACTGCGTAAGAAACTGAAAAAATACGGCATGAACTGA
- a CDS encoding YhdT family protein — MDNRFLQAHREARWSLVLAVAYLACWALSAWLLDDQQGLTGLPHWFEMACLLVPLLFIFLCWLMVRVIFRNIPLEDKGEA, encoded by the coding sequence ATGGATAACCGTTTTTTACAGGCCCACCGTGAAGCGCGCTGGTCATTGGTGCTGGCGGTGGCTTATCTGGCCTGCTGGGCGCTGTCAGCCTGGCTATTGGATGACCAACAGGGGCTGACCGGTTTACCTCACTGGTTTGAAATGGCCTGCCTGCTGGTACCGCTGCTATTTATTTTTCTTTGCTGGTTAATGGTGCGCGTTATCTTCCGCAATATTCCTCTGGAGGATAAGGGTGAAGCTTGA
- a CDS encoding amino acid ABC transporter substrate-binding protein: MKKMMLSTLVTAAALFTLANQAHAGTTLDAIKKKGFIQCGISDGLPGFSYADANGKFSGIDVDVCRAAAAAVLGDAGKVKYTPLTAKERFTALQSGEVDILSRNTTWTSARDGGMGFIFAGVNYYDGIGFLTHQKAGLKSAKELDGATVCIQAGTDTELNVADYFKANKMQYTPVTFDRSDESAKALDSGRCDTLASDQSQLYALRIKLGKPDDFIVLPEVISKEPLGPVVRRDDDDWFTIVKWSLYAMLNAEEMGITSKNVDSMSAKPSNPDMAHLLGAEGDYGKDLKLGNKWAYNIIKQVGNYQEVFDRNVGKDSQLKIVRGQNALWNNGGIQYAPPVR; the protein is encoded by the coding sequence ATGAAAAAGATGATGCTCTCCACGCTGGTTACCGCCGCAGCGCTGTTCACCCTCGCCAACCAGGCACATGCCGGCACCACGCTGGATGCAATAAAGAAGAAAGGCTTTATCCAGTGCGGCATCAGTGACGGGCTGCCTGGTTTTTCTTATGCAGACGCCAACGGCAAATTCAGCGGTATCGATGTGGACGTGTGTCGTGCTGCGGCAGCGGCAGTGTTGGGGGATGCAGGGAAAGTGAAATATACCCCGCTAACGGCTAAAGAACGCTTCACTGCCTTACAGTCTGGCGAAGTGGACATCCTTTCACGTAATACTACCTGGACCTCTGCGCGTGATGGCGGTATGGGCTTTATTTTCGCTGGCGTAAACTACTATGACGGCATCGGTTTCCTGACTCATCAGAAGGCGGGGCTGAAAAGCGCGAAAGAGCTGGACGGAGCAACCGTCTGTATTCAGGCCGGTACCGATACCGAACTGAACGTAGCCGACTATTTCAAAGCCAATAAAATGCAATACACGCCGGTGACCTTCGACCGCTCCGACGAATCGGCTAAGGCGCTGGACAGCGGTCGCTGCGACACTCTGGCTTCCGATCAGTCCCAGCTGTATGCATTGCGTATCAAACTGGGCAAGCCTGACGACTTTATCGTGCTGCCGGAGGTGATTTCGAAAGAGCCACTGGGGCCGGTGGTGCGCCGTGATGATGATGACTGGTTTACCATTGTTAAATGGTCACTTTACGCCATGCTGAATGCCGAAGAGATGGGGATCACCTCGAAAAACGTCGACAGCATGTCGGCAAAACCGTCCAACCCGGATATGGCTCATCTGCTCGGCGCTGAAGGTGACTACGGTAAAGACCTGAAGCTGGGCAACAAATGGGCTTATAACATCATTAAGCAAGTGGGGAACTATCAGGAAGTCTTTGATCGCAATGTCGGAAAAGACAGTCAGCTGAAAATTGTCCGTGGCCAGAATGCGCTGTGGAACAATGGCGGTATTCAGTACGCGCCGCCAGTACGTTAA
- a CDS encoding amino acid ABC transporter permease: MTGITYETPTATTHAFSRSVAWARKNLFSSVGSSLLTLFCLWIMWETIPPALNWLIFKANWTGDTRADCSKEGACWVFIHARFGQLMYGLYPHELRWRINLALVIGLLSVIPMFVKSLPRRGSYIVGWAVVYPLLVWLLMYGGWLGLERVETRQWGGLTLTLIIAAVGIAGALPTGILLALGRRSQMPVVRTLCILFIEFWRGVPLITVLFMSSVMLPLFMAEGSSIDKLIRALVGVILFQSAYVAEVVRGGLQALPKGQYEAAESLALGYWKTQGLVILPQALKLVIPGLVNTIIALFKDTSLVIIIGLFDLFSSVQQATVDPAWLGMSTEGYVFAALIYWIFCFSMSRYSQHLEKRFHTGRTPH, from the coding sequence ATGACTGGTATCACTTATGAGACGCCAACAGCCACAACGCATGCGTTCTCACGTTCCGTCGCCTGGGCGAGAAAAAATCTTTTCTCAAGCGTCGGCAGTTCGTTGCTAACGCTGTTTTGCCTGTGGATCATGTGGGAAACGATCCCGCCCGCACTTAACTGGCTGATATTTAAGGCCAACTGGACAGGTGATACGCGCGCAGACTGCAGTAAAGAGGGAGCCTGTTGGGTATTTATTCATGCGCGCTTTGGTCAGCTGATGTATGGGCTTTATCCACATGAGCTGCGCTGGCGCATTAATCTGGCGCTGGTCATCGGCCTGCTGTCGGTCATTCCCATGTTCGTGAAAAGCCTGCCGCGTCGTGGCAGCTACATTGTTGGCTGGGCGGTGGTTTATCCACTGCTGGTATGGCTACTGATGTATGGCGGCTGGCTGGGGCTTGAGCGCGTGGAAACCCGCCAGTGGGGAGGTCTGACGTTAACGCTAATCATTGCTGCGGTCGGTATCGCCGGAGCACTGCCCACCGGCATCCTGTTGGCATTGGGCCGGCGCTCGCAAATGCCGGTTGTGCGTACCCTGTGCATATTGTTCATTGAGTTTTGGCGCGGGGTTCCACTGATCACCGTCCTGTTTATGTCCTCGGTGATGTTACCGCTGTTTATGGCGGAAGGCAGCTCTATCGATAAACTGATACGCGCGTTGGTCGGTGTGATCCTGTTCCAGTCGGCCTATGTCGCTGAGGTAGTGCGTGGCGGCCTGCAGGCGCTGCCGAAGGGCCAGTATGAAGCCGCCGAGTCGCTGGCGTTAGGCTACTGGAAAACGCAGGGATTGGTGATCCTTCCTCAGGCGTTAAAGCTGGTCATACCGGGGCTGGTGAACACCATTATTGCGCTGTTTAAAGATACCAGCCTGGTGATTATCATCGGCCTTTTCGATCTGTTCAGCAGCGTGCAGCAGGCCACGGTCGACCCCGCCTGGCTGGGGATGTCCACCGAAGGCTACGTGTTTGCTGCCCTTATCTATTGGATTTTCTGTTTCAGTATGTCGCGCTATAGCCAGCATCTGGAAAAGCGCTTTCACACCGGGCGTACACCGCACTAA
- a CDS encoding DUF1488 domain-containing protein, producing the protein MNQAIHFPEREWWDEARQAVCFSAQVSGFPLTCAIDGEELLHRFHAEGDALTCFRLNRWELEELAERAIQHQQEDAQGWVWLSSEM; encoded by the coding sequence GTGAATCAGGCCATACACTTCCCGGAGCGCGAATGGTGGGATGAGGCGAGACAGGCTGTGTGCTTTAGCGCACAGGTTAGCGGTTTCCCGTTGACCTGTGCGATAGACGGCGAAGAATTGCTTCACCGCTTTCATGCAGAAGGGGATGCTCTGACCTGTTTTCGCCTTAATCGCTGGGAGTTGGAAGAGCTTGCGGAACGAGCTATTCAGCATCAGCAGGAAGATGCTCAGGGCTGGGTCTGGCTTTCCTCAGAGATGTAG
- the prmA gene encoding 50S ribosomal protein L11 methyltransferase, with translation MPWIQMKINTRGAQAEELGDALIENGAVSVTFQDTHDNPVFEPLPGETRLWGDTDVIGLFDAETEMKDVIAGLEQHPLLGHGFHHKIEQIEDKDWEREWMTNFHPMRFGQRLWICPSWRDVPDPDAVNVMLDPGLAFGTGTHPTTALCLTWLDGLDLAGKTIIDFGCGSGILAIAALKLGAAAAIGIDIDPQAIQASRDNAERNGVADRLSLYLPHQQPDNLTADVVVANILAGPLRELAPLISVLPKQGGHLGLSGVLSSQAPAVCEAYAGLFTLDALAEKEEWCRITGVRR, from the coding sequence ATGCCCTGGATACAGATGAAAATTAATACCCGCGGCGCTCAGGCTGAAGAGCTGGGCGACGCGCTGATTGAGAACGGTGCCGTGTCGGTCACCTTCCAGGACACCCACGATAACCCGGTCTTTGAACCGCTGCCGGGCGAGACGCGCCTGTGGGGCGATACCGACGTGATCGGCCTGTTTGACGCTGAAACGGAGATGAAAGACGTGATTGCCGGGCTGGAGCAGCACCCTCTGCTGGGCCACGGTTTCCACCACAAAATTGAGCAAATTGAAGATAAAGACTGGGAGCGCGAGTGGATGACAAACTTCCACCCGATGCGCTTCGGCCAGCGTCTGTGGATCTGCCCAAGCTGGCGCGACGTGCCAGACCCGGACGCGGTCAACGTCATGCTCGATCCGGGGTTGGCGTTTGGTACCGGAACCCACCCGACAACCGCCCTGTGCCTGACGTGGCTGGATGGCCTTGACCTGGCGGGTAAGACGATAATTGATTTTGGCTGTGGCTCCGGCATTCTGGCTATCGCCGCGCTGAAGCTGGGAGCCGCCGCGGCAATCGGTATTGATATCGATCCCCAGGCCATTCAGGCCAGCCGGGACAATGCTGAACGCAACGGGGTTGCGGACCGTCTCTCGCTTTATCTGCCGCATCAGCAGCCGGATAATCTGACTGCCGATGTGGTGGTCGCCAACATCCTGGCAGGACCGCTACGTGAGCTGGCGCCGTTGATTAGCGTACTGCCGAAACAGGGCGGGCATCTTGGCCTGTCCGGCGTGCTGTCCAGCCAGGCCCCTGCTGTCTGTGAAGCCTATGCCGGGCTCTTCACGCTTGATGCGCTAGCCGAGAAAGAAGAGTGGTGCCGCATCACCGGCGTGCGGCGTTAA
- the dusB gene encoding tRNA dihydrouridine synthase DusB has product MRIGNYQLRNRLIAAPMAGITDRPFRTLCYAMGAGMTVSEMMSSNPEVWASDKSRLRMVHSDEPGVRTVQIAGCDPQEMAEAARINAASGAQVIDINMGCPAKKVNRKMAGSALLQHPELVKSILTAEVNAVDVPVTLKIRTGWDSDNRNCVEIAQLAERCGIQALTIHGRTRACLFNGEAEYDSIRTVKQNVSIPVIANGDITDPHKARAVLDYTGADGLMIGRAAQGRPWIFREIQHYLDTGELLAPMPLAEVKRLLIGHLRELHDFYGQRKGYRIARKHVSWYLQENAPNDQFRRTFNAIEDASEQLEALEAYFENLA; this is encoded by the coding sequence ATGCGCATAGGAAATTACCAGCTTCGTAATCGTTTGATTGCGGCACCAATGGCCGGGATCACTGACAGGCCATTCAGAACCCTCTGCTATGCGATGGGTGCTGGTATGACCGTCTCCGAGATGATGTCGTCAAACCCTGAAGTCTGGGCCAGCGATAAGTCCCGGTTACGTATGGTACACAGTGACGAACCGGGTGTTCGCACCGTGCAAATTGCCGGTTGTGACCCGCAAGAGATGGCAGAAGCCGCGCGCATTAATGCTGCATCAGGCGCGCAGGTGATCGACATCAACATGGGATGTCCGGCCAAAAAAGTGAATCGTAAGATGGCAGGTTCGGCGCTACTGCAACATCCCGAGCTGGTGAAGTCTATCCTCACCGCCGAGGTAAATGCCGTTGACGTGCCGGTCACCTTAAAGATTCGCACCGGCTGGGACAGCGACAACCGCAACTGCGTAGAGATTGCCCAATTGGCTGAACGCTGTGGTATTCAGGCCCTGACAATTCATGGACGCACACGCGCCTGTTTGTTCAACGGTGAAGCTGAATACGACAGCATTCGGACAGTTAAGCAGAACGTATCCATTCCGGTTATCGCGAATGGAGACATTACTGACCCGCATAAAGCCAGAGCGGTACTCGACTATACGGGGGCTGATGGCCTGATGATAGGACGGGCTGCTCAGGGAAGACCGTGGATCTTCCGGGAAATCCAGCATTATCTGGACACTGGGGAGCTGCTGGCACCGATGCCACTGGCTGAAGTCAAGCGCTTGCTCATCGGGCACTTACGGGAACTGCACGACTTTTATGGTCAGCGCAAGGGATACCGTATTGCCCGAAAGCACGTCTCCTGGTATCTGCAGGAGAACGCCCCAAACGACCAGTTTCGGCGCACATTCAACGCCATTGAGGATGCCAGCGAACAGCTGGAGGCGTTGGAGGCATACTTCGAAAATCTTGCGTAA
- the aroE gene encoding shikimate dehydrogenase produces the protein MSSFVVIGNPINHSKSPRIHQLFAEQTGIAHPYERLCAPLDGFEQAVRAFFVRGGRGANVTLPFKQQAYELASELTERAALSGAVNTLKKLDDGRLSGDNTDGIGLLSDLERLDLIKPDDRILLIGAGGAARGVILPLLSFGCSMTVTNRTHAKAEELVQLFQHSGRIRSMSQQQLAEGQFDLVINATSSGVKGAIPDLPGCLVSEHTRCYDMFYQIGDTPFLQWCRLQGASQMADGLGMLVGQAAHSFMLWHGVMPDITAAINVLKAEMRA, from the coding sequence ATGTCGTCTTTCGTCGTCATCGGTAATCCGATCAATCACAGTAAATCACCGCGTATTCATCAGCTGTTTGCTGAGCAAACCGGAATTGCGCATCCTTATGAACGTTTGTGCGCACCTCTTGATGGATTTGAGCAGGCGGTGCGTGCGTTTTTTGTCCGGGGTGGTCGGGGAGCCAATGTCACTTTGCCGTTTAAACAGCAGGCTTATGAGCTTGCCAGCGAACTGACCGAACGTGCGGCACTGTCCGGTGCGGTCAACACGCTGAAGAAGCTGGATGATGGACGGTTATCAGGCGATAACACCGACGGCATCGGTCTGTTAAGCGATCTTGAACGCCTGGATCTGATCAAACCTGACGATCGGATCCTGTTGATAGGGGCTGGTGGTGCAGCACGAGGTGTGATCCTTCCATTGCTATCCTTTGGCTGCTCAATGACTGTCACCAACCGCACCCATGCAAAAGCAGAAGAACTGGTACAGCTCTTCCAGCACAGCGGGCGCATTCGTTCAATGTCGCAACAGCAGCTGGCAGAGGGGCAGTTTGATCTGGTGATCAATGCCACTTCTAGCGGAGTAAAGGGAGCAATACCCGATCTTCCAGGCTGCCTGGTCAGCGAGCATACCCGCTGCTATGACATGTTCTATCAGATCGGCGACACGCCGTTCCTGCAATGGTGCCGCCTGCAGGGAGCTTCTCAAATGGCCGATGGACTGGGGATGCTGGTGGGGCAGGCTGCACACTCGTTTATGCTATGGCACGGGGTAATGCCGGACATTACGGCGGCCATTAATGTACTGAAAGCTGAGATGCGTGCGTGA
- a CDS encoding gamma carbonic anhydrase family protein, with protein sequence MSHNIRAYKGVRPQLGNRVMIDPTSVVIGNVALADDVGIWPLVVIRGDVNRVTIGKRTNIQDSSVLHLTHKSADNPEGHPLVIGDDVTVGHQAMLHGCTIGNRVLIGMGSILLDGVTVEDDVMIGAGSLVSPGKRLERGYLYLGRPARKVRALTEAELSGLVCSANNYVRWKDDYISEESQTQP encoded by the coding sequence ATGAGCCACAATATTCGTGCATATAAAGGAGTTCGTCCGCAGCTGGGTAACCGGGTGATGATTGATCCCACCAGCGTGGTGATTGGCAATGTCGCGCTGGCCGATGACGTCGGCATCTGGCCCCTGGTGGTGATCCGCGGCGACGTTAACCGGGTCACTATTGGTAAACGCACCAACATTCAGGATAGTAGCGTGCTGCATCTTACCCATAAATCTGCTGACAACCCTGAAGGTCACCCGCTGGTGATTGGCGACGATGTTACCGTAGGCCATCAAGCGATGTTGCACGGCTGCACGATCGGTAACAGGGTACTGATTGGGATGGGTTCGATTCTGCTTGATGGCGTAACAGTAGAAGATGATGTGATGATTGGTGCCGGTAGCCTGGTCTCACCGGGTAAGCGCCTGGAGCGTGGCTATCTCTATTTAGGCCGTCCGGCCAGGAAAGTACGTGCGCTGACGGAGGCAGAATTAAGCGGGCTGGTCTGTTCTGCCAATAACTATGTCCGCTGGAAAGATGACTACATCTCTGAGGAAAGCCAGACCCAGCCCTGA
- a CDS encoding amino acid ABC transporter permease, protein MSPRPAVKRDFSFSNPAVRAWLFQIIAVVAVIVVAGYLIHNTTNNLASRGITSGFSFLERSAGFGIVQHLIDYSEGDSYARVFLVGLTNTLLVSALCILFASLLGFFIGLARLSGNWLLRKLSTIYVETFRNIPPLLQIFFWYFAVLRNLPGPRQALNAFDLAFVSNRGLYIPWPEYAAGTVPFLLALLLAMAISSALFRYNKQRQLKTGRLRRTWPAAVAMLALFPLATIMLAGSPMHWDIPQLHGFNFRGGFALIPELAALTLALSIYTSTFIAEVIRSGIQSVPLGQHEAASSLGLPRAVTLHQVIIPQAMRVIIPPLTSQYLNIVKNSSLAAAIGYPDMVSLFAGTVLNQTGQAIETIAITMGVYLIISLSISLLMNIYNRKIALIER, encoded by the coding sequence ATGTCTCCACGCCCAGCGGTAAAAAGGGATTTTTCCTTTAGTAATCCTGCGGTGCGCGCCTGGCTTTTCCAGATTATTGCTGTTGTCGCGGTGATTGTCGTTGCAGGATATCTGATCCACAACACCACCAATAATCTTGCCAGCCGTGGCATTACTTCCGGATTTAGCTTCCTTGAACGTAGCGCGGGTTTTGGCATTGTCCAGCATCTGATCGATTACTCGGAAGGGGATAGCTATGCGCGCGTCTTTCTGGTTGGGTTAACCAATACCCTGCTGGTCTCCGCGCTTTGTATCCTTTTCGCCTCATTGCTGGGTTTTTTCATTGGCCTTGCTCGCCTGTCTGGTAACTGGCTATTGCGTAAACTTTCCACTATTTATGTTGAGACGTTCCGTAATATCCCGCCGCTGTTGCAGATCTTTTTCTGGTACTTTGCAGTATTGCGCAACCTGCCGGGGCCGCGCCAGGCGCTGAACGCCTTTGATCTGGCCTTTGTCAGTAACCGTGGATTGTATATTCCGTGGCCTGAATATGCTGCGGGGACCGTACCGTTCCTTCTTGCCCTGCTGCTGGCGATGGCCATTTCTTCAGCCCTGTTCCGCTACAACAAACAGCGTCAGCTTAAAACCGGGCGGTTGCGCCGTACATGGCCTGCTGCGGTCGCCATGCTGGCCCTGTTTCCGTTGGCCACCATCATGCTGGCAGGCAGTCCGATGCACTGGGATATCCCACAGCTGCACGGCTTTAATTTTCGTGGCGGATTTGCCCTGATCCCGGAGCTGGCAGCTCTGACGCTGGCACTGTCTATCTACACCTCTACGTTTATTGCCGAGGTCATTCGTTCAGGAATTCAGTCGGTACCACTGGGTCAGCATGAAGCGGCATCCTCTCTGGGTCTGCCGCGTGCGGTAACCCTGCACCAGGTGATTATTCCGCAGGCGATGCGCGTCATCATTCCGCCGCTGACCAGCCAGTATCTGAATATCGTGAAGAACTCCTCGCTGGCAGCGGCAATCGGCTATCCCGATATGGTGTCGCTGTTTGCCGGTACGGTGCTTAACCAGACGGGACAGGCGATTGAAACCATCGCTATTACTATGGGGGTTTATCTCATCATCAGCCTGTCGATTTCGCTTTTAATGAATATTTATAACCGCAAAATCGCCCTGATTGAGCGCTAG